CTATCCCGCCTCCGGCCGGGGCGTGTCGCGATGGACACCGCCTCTCCTCCAGGGCCGCGCCAACGGTCTCGTGATCGGATCGGTCGGTCTCGGTTCCGCGCTGGCTCCACCGTTGGTTTCGAGCGTCATGGTGGAGTGGGGATGGCGGGCTGCGCTGGCCGTGTCGGCCGTGCCCGCGCTGGCCGTGGCCATCGCGTGGCGCTTCGTGTCCGACCCACCCGACGCCCGGCGTTCAGACGAGCCTTTGCCTGCGAATTCGGCCATGGATCGGTCGCCACAGCCAGCACCACCCGGGCGAAGAGCCTTCGTGCTGCTGACGATGAGCTATGCCCTGCAGGGATACGTCGGCTACATCTTCGTCAGCTGGTTCTACCTCTACCTGGTCCAGGAACGCCACTTCGGCCTGTTGACCGGCGCCTGGGTCAGCAGCCTGCCGTGGGTGTTGTCCATCGTGTCGATCCCGCTTGGCGGGCTGATTTCGGATCGCCTCGCGTCCGGCGCGCTCGGTCCGGTGTGGGGGCGGCGGATCGTTGCCATGGTTGGCATGGCCGGTTCGGGCGTGTTGATCTCGCTCGGCGCGCACACCGAGAGCGCGATCGTCGCGGCGGTGTCGCTCGCGTTTGCGACGGCTCTCGTGCTCTGCGTGGAGGGGCCGTTCTGGGCGACGATGATGCGCCTCGCGGGGCCGCGAAGCGGCTCTGCGGGCGGAATCATGAACACCGGCTGCAACCTGGCCGGCCTCCTGTCGCCGGCCTTGACCCCGCTCATCGCGTCGTACGTCGGCTGGGAGATGGCGCTGCACCTCGCGGCTGCCCTCTCCGTGGTCGCCGCGTTGCTGTGGTTCGGGATAGGTTTCCCTACCGCGCAACCTCGCTCATGAGCTCGAGGACATTGCCCTCACTGTCCTTGAACGCCGCCAGCCACAACTCGTGACGCTCGTCCTGGTGGACCCTGGCCGGGTCCTGGGTGAAGGTCACGCCTCGCTCCGTGAGCGCAGCCGCTGCGGCCAGAATATCGGGCACGCGGTAGTAGATGATCGATGTGTGGTCCAACTCGGGTCTCTCGGCTTTCGCGAGATACAGCCGGACGCCGCCGCAGTCGAAGAACGCCATCCCTGGGAATTCGAACAGGAACGTCATGCCAAGTGTGTCGCGATAGAAGGCAATCGCGCGCGCGACGTCCCTCACCACGATTGAGATCTGGCCGATGGCGTGGAGGCCGAAGGATTGTGGGGGCATGAACCCAGGATACACGAAGGAGAAAGGATGAAAGGAGAAAGGATGAAGGATGAAGGATGAAAGAGCGCGGTCAGAACGCGTCGCCGTGCCACCACGCGATGTCTTGCAGAGTCAGCGGCGGGTCGGGGCGGACCTCGCGTCCGATGGGACGCAGCATCATCGCCACTGGAGGGATCTCGTGCGCGACGACGCGGAGTTGGGGGGGGAGGAAGCCCGGCGGGAACCAGGCGCGGAGGTGGAACGCGTGGGGTTCCTCTCGGGCGACGAGCGCCTGGAGCATCGCGCCGACCCGCGCGCCTGACGGATCGCGGTCGCCGCATTCGGTGATCATCCAGTAGTCGGCGACTTCGAGCAGCACGACGTACGCGGCCGCGCGTCCGCCTTCCTCGACAACGAAGAACTCGACCTTCCGGTGACCGGGCCGACCGCACGCCGCGAGCAGGCGCTTCTTGGTGAT
Above is a genomic segment from Vicinamibacterales bacterium containing:
- a CDS encoding MFS transporter, yielding MVSMLAVTATAGYICRVNVSTAGVLLMKEYSLTQVEMGRVFSAFLVGYALCQAPAGALADRWGARRVLAAASWLWVGLTVVQAFIGLAPLPTSATAVLTGLVVIRFLLGIAAAPTYPASGRGVSRWTPPLLQGRANGLVIGSVGLGSALAPPLVSSVMVEWGWRAALAVSAVPALAVAIAWRFVSDPPDARRSDEPLPANSAMDRSPQPAPPGRRAFVLLTMSYALQGYVGYIFVSWFYLYLVQERHFGLLTGAWVSSLPWVLSIVSIPLGGLISDRLASGALGPVWGRRIVAMVGMAGSGVLISLGAHTESAIVAAVSLAFATALVLCVEGPFWATMMRLAGPRSGSAGGIMNTGCNLAGLLSPALTPLIASYVGWEMALHLAAALSVVAALLWFGIGFPTAQPRS
- a CDS encoding VOC family protein; amino-acid sequence: MPPQSFGLHAIGQISIVVRDVARAIAFYRDTLGMTFLFEFPGMAFFDCGGVRLYLAKAERPELDHTSIIYYRVPDILAAAAALTERGVTFTQDPARVHQDERHELWLAAFKDSEGNVLELMSEVAR